One stretch of Dokdonia sp. Hel_I_53 DNA includes these proteins:
- a CDS encoding sensor histidine kinase, giving the protein MNIIEDKEIQILIFTIIFGVFGLYHMLTYLVLRYKILLYYSILIFGLTAHWSLYFIDKSVQLQSSSISQKISVLTAMITIIGMLLFTKSYLNIRNEKYRILNSIYINFVLIAATICVFHIINWFLFNNVFLQKALSVIAALLALGAIILILFSGVVLFKKNRLNKYYLYSSWPLIFSALLYTGGWLLKNSFNIDKSILILVTSILVVLQLLLFSVIIGFKFKLIEETNFKLQLDINEDLQSKVAERTEELEVARQSLENKNADLEEINSIKNKLFSLITHDVRTPLQNFGSIIDLLESDLENDIKIELSNDLKIEISEKLEMINGLLQWSYKQMDGVQVKKESSKLVEVFENTKAEFTRMAKEKNIEIIIDTDSSSINIDRNMLKIILRNIVSNALKFSPKNSTVIIWSLTSDKSVEIGVQDSGSGMKSDWFLDFLSNKRPSTTLGTNGEKGTGFGLMITKDFVEMNGGEIFIDSDSDKGTTIRLLFKKDVI; this is encoded by the coding sequence ATGAATATAATAGAAGATAAGGAAATTCAAATACTCATTTTCACAATCATTTTTGGAGTTTTTGGGTTGTATCATATGTTGACATACTTAGTATTAAGATATAAAATTCTTCTTTATTATTCGATACTTATTTTTGGGCTCACTGCTCACTGGAGTCTTTATTTTATAGATAAGTCAGTACAATTACAGAGTTCAAGTATATCTCAAAAAATTTCCGTACTAACGGCTATGATCACCATCATAGGTATGCTTTTATTTACCAAAAGCTATTTAAATATCAGAAACGAAAAATATAGAATATTAAATTCTATCTATATCAATTTTGTTCTTATAGCAGCAACCATCTGTGTATTTCACATTATTAATTGGTTTTTATTTAACAATGTTTTTTTACAAAAAGCGCTCTCTGTGATAGCAGCTTTATTAGCCTTAGGAGCAATCATTTTAATTCTTTTTTCAGGCGTAGTTTTATTTAAAAAAAATAGATTAAACAAATATTATCTATATTCTAGCTGGCCCTTGATTTTTTCTGCCTTATTATATACAGGCGGTTGGTTATTAAAGAATAGTTTTAATATCGATAAAAGTATTCTCATACTTGTGACATCTATTCTAGTAGTTTTACAGCTATTATTATTTTCTGTAATTATTGGGTTTAAGTTCAAATTAATAGAAGAAACTAATTTTAAGTTGCAACTAGATATTAACGAAGATCTGCAAAGTAAAGTTGCAGAAAGAACAGAAGAGCTCGAAGTTGCTAGGCAGTCTCTAGAAAATAAAAATGCTGACCTAGAGGAAATAAATTCAATAAAAAATAAATTATTTTCTTTAATTACACATGATGTTAGAACACCTCTACAGAATTTTGGAAGTATTATTGATTTATTAGAATCAGACTTAGAAAATGATATTAAAATTGAGTTGTCTAATGATCTGAAAATTGAAATATCAGAAAAATTAGAAATGATAAATGGTTTGTTACAATGGTCTTATAAACAAATGGATGGTGTTCAAGTAAAAAAGGAGTCATCTAAGTTAGTAGAAGTGTTTGAAAATACTAAAGCTGAATTTACCCGAATGGCTAAAGAGAAAAATATAGAAATTATTATTGATACTGACTCATCCAGTATCAATATTGATAGAAATATGCTCAAAATAATTTTGAGAAATATAGTCTCGAATGCACTAAAATTTAGTCCCAAGAATTCCACTGTAATCATTTGGTCCTTAACAAGCGATAAAAGTGTTGAAATAGGAGTGCAAGATTCTGGTAGTGGAATGAAATCAGATTGGTTTTTAGATTTTTTATCAAACAAGAGACCATCTACAACGTTAGGTACTAACGGGGAGAAGGGGACAGGTTTTGGATTAATGATTACTAAAGATTTTGTAGAGATGAATGGTGGAGAAATTTTCATTGATAGTGATTCTGATAAAGGAACTACTATTAGACTTTTATTTAAGAAAGATGTAATTTAA
- a CDS encoding GAF domain-containing protein — MNNRLEDVKSYNLFDTETERELDEITELASIICGTPISLITILDDKRQWFKCNVGLNATETNIDDSFCQHALHNPDEVLVIENALEDERFVNNKLVVGDPNIRFYAGAPLVTKKNNVLGTLCIIDKKPRKFLKEQERALEILANKAMDRIESLKLINRLTKTIDFNTERLVNLTEKLPIGLFELLISSTGDLSFNFLSKGITKLHPEINLENWLKDPTIGFSVIHQDDIEGFQRALNTSVNEENKLYHEYRVKHNNEYHWHAINGTPIRQKDGNTIMYGSFSDVTHHFEYQSALEQISFDISHVLRRPVTTMLGITNLLESEANLSHEQIIEYSGYLKAISKELEEFTQELNEVYSEKKTKISCHNNTYKQ, encoded by the coding sequence ATGAACAACAGACTAGAAGACGTAAAATCTTATAATCTCTTTGACACCGAAACAGAAAGAGAATTAGATGAAATTACAGAATTGGCTTCAATCATTTGTGGCACCCCCATATCTTTAATCACCATATTAGATGACAAACGGCAATGGTTTAAGTGTAACGTGGGTCTCAATGCCACAGAGACGAATATAGATGACTCTTTCTGCCAGCACGCATTGCACAATCCAGACGAAGTACTTGTAATTGAAAACGCTTTAGAGGACGAACGATTTGTAAATAATAAACTCGTTGTAGGAGATCCTAATATCAGATTTTATGCAGGAGCCCCCTTAGTAACTAAAAAAAATAACGTGCTTGGAACTTTATGTATAATTGATAAAAAGCCAAGAAAATTTTTAAAAGAACAAGAAAGAGCTTTAGAAATTCTAGCAAATAAAGCGATGGATAGGATTGAGTCGTTAAAACTAATCAATCGTCTTACAAAAACCATTGACTTCAACACTGAGAGACTTGTAAACCTCACGGAAAAACTCCCAATAGGATTATTTGAATTATTAATATCCAGTACAGGAGACTTAAGTTTTAATTTTCTAAGTAAAGGGATTACAAAATTACATCCTGAAATAAACCTAGAAAATTGGCTTAAAGATCCTACAATTGGTTTCTCGGTAATACATCAAGATGACATAGAAGGATTTCAAAGGGCATTAAATACTTCTGTTAACGAAGAAAATAAGCTTTATCATGAATATCGTGTAAAGCACAATAATGAATACCATTGGCATGCTATAAATGGTACTCCAATAAGACAAAAGGATGGTAATACTATTATGTACGGTTCGTTTTCTGACGTAACACATCACTTTGAGTATCAGTCTGCTTTAGAGCAAATATCTTTTGATATTTCTCATGTGCTAAGAAGACCAGTGACCACTATGTTAGGAATTACTAATTTATTAGAGTCAGAAGCTAATTTATCACATGAACAAATTATAGAGTATTCTGGTTATCTTAAAGCTATTTCAAAAGAACTCGAAGAGTTTACACAGGAATTAAACGAAGTATATTCAGAAAAGAAAACAAAAATTTCTTGCCATAACAATACCTATAAGCAGTGA
- the cysM gene encoding cysteine synthase CysM translates to MSHNLFDLIGNTPLVKSQSLNTNPNVNLYFKLEGQNPGGSVKDRAAFNMIKQGLANGDFTKATKIIEPTSGNTGIALAMVASAYGLDIELVMSENATKERVQTMRAYGAKVTLTDGDKGIIGARDYAESRVKTEGYFMFNQFSNDYNWQAHYESTGPEIWEDTNHEVTHFVSSMGTTGTIMGTSTFLKELNSDIQIVGVQPTDGSRIPGIRRWPQEYLPKIFNPSKVDRIIDVSQQEAENMSKLLASREGIFCGISSGGATVAALKLANELESGVIVSIICDRGDRYLSSGILGV, encoded by the coding sequence ATGTCTCATAATTTATTTGATTTAATTGGTAACACACCACTTGTAAAATCTCAAAGTCTAAATACTAATCCAAATGTGAATCTTTATTTTAAATTGGAAGGACAAAATCCAGGTGGAAGTGTAAAGGATAGAGCTGCATTTAATATGATTAAGCAAGGTCTTGCAAATGGAGATTTTACAAAAGCTACTAAGATTATTGAACCTACAAGTGGTAATACTGGAATAGCACTAGCAATGGTAGCGAGTGCTTATGGGCTTGATATTGAGTTAGTAATGTCAGAAAATGCAACTAAAGAGCGTGTTCAAACCATGCGAGCTTACGGAGCAAAAGTCACTTTGACAGACGGAGATAAAGGTATTATAGGGGCTCGCGACTATGCAGAAAGTAGAGTTAAAACTGAGGGATACTTTATGTTTAATCAGTTTAGTAATGACTATAACTGGCAAGCACATTATGAATCTACTGGCCCTGAAATTTGGGAAGATACAAATCATGAGGTGACACATTTTGTGTCCTCAATGGGAACTACAGGGACAATTATGGGAACCTCTACGTTTTTAAAAGAGCTGAACTCAGATATACAAATCGTTGGGGTACAACCTACAGATGGTTCCCGTATTCCAGGAATACGCAGGTGGCCCCAAGAATATTTACCTAAAATCTTTAATCCTTCAAAGGTGGATCGTATCATAGACGTTAGTCAACAAGAGGCCGAGAATATGTCTAAACTGCTAGCATCTAGAGAGGGTATTTTTTGCGGTATTAGCAGTGGCGGTGCTACTGTCGCTGCTCTTAAACTAGCTAACGAGCTTGAAAGTGGAGTTATAGTCTCGATCATTTGTGATCGAGGAGATAGATATTTGTCTTCTGGAATATTAGGGGTTTGA
- a CDS encoding capsule assembly Wzi family protein, with translation MRGLFFIFFLSTCFIVNAQEKLQISSAFQARSFLTHKSLPYWSYVNTNDFLDENSQVGVSAFAKAKHTFFTSDTLEIGLGGFIRDGLASNIQRSDLYVEYKQKWFTLTAGAKSKDYSKQNLSTINDNILVTGNARAIPGIVLKTTKPVNIVSKLDVLGAIGHYRLNDERNTRKTNVHYKRIGFGWNFRKNSRLQIGLRHYVQWGGITSEGVALPNDFTAFKEVFIGQSGTGIDNPNENINALGNHLGSYEIKYSLKKEKYNFEIYHQTLFEDRSGRELNNFPDGVWGIFVTPKKSCFFKGILYEYAQTISQSGSPRQTVGLSQQSGGDNYFSNTIYTSGWTYEGKVIGLPFIVPSSTDPYPNNRIIAHHIGVTNNIGKIISTLKFTYLQNLGTYYIPYPEREKKILSYLELQYPTKKYGTLNGYLGADISNINANAAAIGVGYSYRIN, from the coding sequence ATGAGAGGACTTTTTTTTATTTTTTTTCTTAGTACATGTTTCATTGTAAACGCACAAGAAAAACTTCAAATTAGCTCTGCTTTTCAAGCAAGAAGCTTTCTAACACATAAATCGCTTCCTTATTGGAGTTATGTAAATACAAATGATTTTTTAGATGAGAATAGTCAAGTAGGGGTATCCGCTTTCGCGAAAGCGAAACATACTTTTTTCACTTCCGATACGCTGGAAATAGGATTAGGTGGGTTTATTCGTGACGGATTGGCATCAAATATCCAGCGCAGTGACCTCTATGTAGAGTATAAACAAAAATGGTTTACCCTTACAGCTGGAGCTAAAAGTAAAGACTATTCTAAACAAAACTTATCCACGATTAATGATAATATTTTAGTTACTGGAAATGCAAGAGCCATTCCAGGAATAGTATTAAAAACTACTAAACCCGTAAATATTGTAAGTAAATTAGATGTACTTGGTGCTATAGGTCATTATAGATTAAATGATGAAAGAAACACACGTAAGACAAATGTCCATTATAAAAGAATAGGTTTTGGGTGGAATTTTAGAAAAAATAGCCGGCTACAAATAGGCCTTCGTCATTACGTACAATGGGGAGGTATCACATCAGAGGGCGTAGCACTACCTAATGATTTCACTGCTTTTAAGGAAGTGTTTATTGGTCAAAGTGGAACTGGCATCGATAACCCTAATGAAAATATTAATGCTCTTGGAAATCATTTAGGATCATACGAAATTAAGTATTCCCTGAAAAAAGAGAAGTATAATTTTGAAATTTACCATCAGACATTGTTTGAAGATAGATCAGGACGAGAACTGAATAACTTTCCTGATGGTGTTTGGGGGATATTTGTGACTCCAAAAAAATCATGCTTTTTTAAGGGTATTCTGTACGAATATGCACAAACCATATCTCAAAGTGGCAGCCCTCGACAAACTGTTGGACTTAGTCAACAAAGTGGGGGAGATAATTATTTTTCTAACACAATATATACTTCTGGATGGACCTACGAAGGAAAAGTAATAGGATTACCGTTTATAGTACCGTCCTCTACAGATCCTTATCCAAATAATAGAATAATCGCGCACCATATTGGTGTAACTAATAATATAGGTAAAATAATATCTACTCTGAAATTTACATATCTTCAAAACCTAGGAACCTATTATATACCTTATCCTGAACGTGAGAAAAAGATTTTGAGCTACCTAGAACTTCAATACCCGACAAAGAAATACGGAACTTTAAATGGGTATTTGGGTGCAGATATTTCTAATATCAATGCTAACGCTGCTGCAATAGGAGTAGGCTATAGCTACAGGATAAACTAA
- a CDS encoding DUF6943 family protein produces MGSIFSKNLDNPSIPACNRAFSFIFFPFFFSLLKMNVRSEASKYLMAHCMKTFRIKTHRLNLNYSEPHFFILNKGLNSGKPLNEPCPNCFVCITTNQSDKDFMYWLCFGLWKSKSFHYYLKGSVIPFITIGDIKKHLRDSENIASKHPQLFHQSIHHLKLLEINEEKLKLSLKMIDTAKKAIFYKLMNKTGAA; encoded by the coding sequence TTGGGTAGTATTTTTTCCAAAAACCTTGACAACCCTTCCATACCCGCCTGTAACAGAGCTTTCTCTTTTATTTTTTTTCCTTTTTTCTTTTCTCTTTTAAAAATGAATGTGCGAAGCGAAGCGAGCAAATATTTAATGGCTCACTGTATGAAAACGTTTCGCATCAAAACCCACCGATTAAACCTGAATTATTCCGAACCTCATTTCTTTATATTGAATAAAGGATTGAATAGCGGAAAACCGCTGAATGAACCTTGTCCGAATTGCTTTGTCTGCATCACGACCAATCAATCCGATAAGGATTTTATGTATTGGCTTTGCTTCGGATTATGGAAATCTAAATCATTCCATTACTATCTAAAAGGTTCTGTAATTCCATTTATAACGATTGGAGATATTAAAAAGCACCTTCGAGATAGTGAAAATATTGCAAGTAAACATCCGCAGTTATTTCACCAGTCAATTCACCACCTAAAACTCTTAGAAATTAATGAGGAAAAACTCAAGCTTTCATTAAAAATGATTGATACCGCCAAAAAGGCAATCTTCTATAAGTTGATGAATAAAACAGGTGCGGCTTGA
- a CDS encoding DUF262 and DUF1524 domain-containing protein, producing the protein MEATQAQLLSLLDGKKQFTIPIYQRTYSWQIKQCQQLFEDILRVGNDATELSHFVGSIVYFKPGNSPITSVPELLVIDGQQRLTTVSLMLLALIHYLQEHEDVSLEDETWEEIQETYLVNKHRKDDSKFKLLLTRKDKSTFTKLIDEIEIDGDYSKKVLDNYNFFKGKYHSENVQAIYHGIKKLIIVDVILERDKDNPQLIFESLNSTGLDLSQADLIRNYILMGQPLELQDVLYEKYWYPMEQSFGENIGALAWFIRDYLTMKEASIPKINLVYETYKRFLNSKNGFKTVEDAIKSLHRYSKFYVRIALLKEQDTEIAKKLKEITKLKIDTSYPFLLAVYGDFEEEQINKDEFIEIISLVSNYVFRRAICGIPTNSLNKTFATLYKRIKRETYLESVKAAFLLMDGYRRFPSDAEFTKELQVKDVYSFRSRNYLLESLENWKRKELVNAENYTIEHILPQNQNVSPQWQQELGENWERVKDKYLHSLGNLSLTGYNSELSDRPFADKKSIEGGFDTSPLFLNSSVREATTWNEDAILKRASKLAERACTVWQKPKLSNDRLELYKEPETTKEQAVYNIEHYDHLQGDMLELYKNLEKRVLNLDASVRVEFKKLYIAFKAQTNFVDVVPQKKRLRLSLNTEFDRIKDPKGICKDVSGLGRWGNGDVEVGLENLNDLDYVMELIEQAFEEQVESI; encoded by the coding sequence ATGGAAGCAACACAAGCACAACTATTAAGCCTCTTAGATGGAAAAAAGCAATTTACTATTCCAATATACCAGAGAACCTATTCTTGGCAAATTAAGCAATGTCAGCAATTGTTTGAGGATATTCTAAGAGTAGGTAATGATGCTACAGAGCTTTCTCATTTCGTAGGTTCAATAGTTTATTTTAAACCAGGTAACTCTCCAATTACCAGTGTTCCCGAATTACTTGTAATTGATGGCCAACAAAGACTTACTACAGTTTCCTTAATGCTTCTTGCTCTTATTCACTATCTACAGGAACACGAAGATGTTTCATTGGAAGATGAGACTTGGGAAGAAATACAAGAAACCTATTTAGTAAATAAGCATAGAAAGGATGACTCTAAATTTAAGTTGCTTCTAACTCGTAAAGACAAATCTACTTTTACCAAACTTATTGATGAAATAGAAATTGACGGGGACTATTCTAAAAAGGTATTAGATAACTATAATTTTTTCAAAGGGAAATATCACTCTGAGAATGTTCAAGCCATTTACCACGGTATTAAGAAGTTGATTATAGTTGATGTAATTCTTGAAAGAGACAAAGACAATCCACAGTTAATATTTGAGAGTTTGAACTCTACAGGGTTAGACTTATCACAAGCCGATTTGATACGAAATTACATATTAATGGGTCAGCCTTTAGAACTTCAAGATGTACTCTATGAAAAATATTGGTATCCAATGGAACAAAGCTTTGGTGAAAATATTGGTGCTCTTGCTTGGTTTATCCGTGATTATCTCACAATGAAGGAAGCTTCCATTCCTAAAATAAATCTTGTGTATGAGACTTACAAAAGGTTTCTCAATTCTAAAAACGGCTTTAAAACCGTTGAAGATGCCATAAAGAGTTTACACAGATATTCAAAATTCTATGTACGTATAGCACTATTAAAGGAGCAAGACACCGAAATAGCTAAGAAATTAAAAGAGATAACAAAACTTAAAATTGATACCTCATATCCTTTCTTATTGGCTGTATATGGCGATTTTGAGGAAGAACAAATAAACAAAGATGAGTTTATTGAAATCATATCCTTGGTTTCCAATTATGTATTCAGAAGAGCCATTTGTGGTATTCCAACAAACAGTCTCAATAAAACCTTTGCAACCCTTTACAAAAGAATTAAAAGAGAAACCTATTTGGAATCAGTTAAAGCTGCATTCTTGTTAATGGATGGTTATAGACGTTTCCCTTCAGATGCTGAATTCACAAAGGAATTACAAGTTAAAGACGTTTACAGTTTTAGGTCAAGAAACTACTTATTAGAATCTCTTGAAAACTGGAAACGTAAAGAATTGGTTAATGCTGAAAACTATACAATAGAACACATTTTACCTCAAAATCAGAATGTATCTCCACAATGGCAACAAGAACTTGGTGAGAATTGGGAAAGAGTAAAAGACAAATATTTACATTCATTAGGTAATCTTTCGTTAACCGGATATAATTCAGAATTATCAGATAGACCATTTGCTGATAAGAAATCAATAGAAGGTGGTTTTGATACAAGTCCTTTGTTTTTAAATTCCTCAGTAAGAGAAGCTACAACTTGGAATGAAGATGCTATACTCAAAAGAGCTTCCAAATTAGCTGAAAGAGCCTGTACAGTATGGCAAAAGCCTAAATTATCTAATGATAGATTAGAGTTATACAAAGAGCCTGAAACCACTAAAGAACAAGCGGTTTATAACATTGAACATTATGACCACTTACAAGGTGATATGTTGGAATTGTACAAGAATCTTGAAAAACGAGTTTTAAATTTAGATGCTTCGGTAAGAGTAGAATTTAAAAAGCTATACATAGCATTTAAAGCACAAACAAATTTCGTTGATGTTGTTCCTCAAAAGAAAAGATTACGTCTTTCATTGAACACTGAATTTGACCGTATTAAAGACCCGAAAGGTATTTGTAAAGATGTATCAGGTTTAGGTAGATGGGGTAATGGAGATGTTGAAGTAGGTTTAGAGAATCTTAATGATTTGGATTATGTAATGGAATTGATTGAACAAGCATTTGAAGAACAAGTAGAATCAATATAA
- a CDS encoding DUF6266 family protein, with product MGKINQGILGGVSGQVGNVIGGTWKGIDYLRIKPSSVANPRTEGQVDQRSKFSTVLRFLQPMTDFLRVGFKLYANKMTQFNAAMSYNLNNAITGAYPSFAIDYANSLVTRGNLTGAVGGAATSPSAATVDVTWTDNSGSGSAMATDKALILLFNATRGESVFTTAGPVRSAGTESISVPSEYTGEDVEVFLAFISEDGSKVANSSYLGSVTVA from the coding sequence ATGGGAAAAATTAATCAAGGTATTCTCGGTGGTGTCTCAGGACAGGTTGGGAATGTAATCGGTGGAACTTGGAAGGGCATTGATTACCTAAGAATTAAACCTTCCAGTGTAGCGAACCCAAGAACCGAAGGACAAGTTGACCAACGCTCAAAGTTTTCAACGGTACTTCGCTTCCTGCAACCAATGACAGACTTTTTGCGAGTTGGTTTCAAGTTGTATGCGAACAAGATGACACAGTTTAACGCTGCAATGTCTTATAACTTGAACAATGCAATTACAGGAGCTTATCCAAGTTTTGCTATTGACTACGCAAACTCTTTGGTAACTCGTGGAAATCTTACAGGTGCAGTTGGTGGAGCGGCTACTTCTCCAAGTGCTGCAACAGTAGATGTAACCTGGACAGATAACTCTGGAAGTGGAAGTGCAATGGCTACTGATAAAGCATTAATCTTGCTTTTCAATGCTACAAGAGGAGAAAGTGTATTTACCACAGCTGGACCAGTAAGGTCAGCAGGAACAGAAAGTATTTCCGTGCCTTCTGAATACACAGGTGAAGATGTAGAGGTATTCTTAGCGTTTATCTCAGAAGATGGCTCTAAAGTAGCGAATAGCTCTTATTTAGGTTCTGTAACAGTTGCTTAA
- the epsC gene encoding serine O-acetyltransferase EpsC: MNKKFIIENILAHKTQPNLNFELQERTVAFTERLFYTLFDVQTPVAENLDHLEVSFEKLVDLACWEIEKPCKKIWENYMTTFPSLLERLNLDAQAFLESDPAASCIEEIYMAYPGFYAISIYRFAHELHKIGFPLVPRMMTECAHSKTGVDIHPGAQIGDSFFIDHGTGVVIGEASIIMNNVRIYQGVTLGGLYVAKHLRKTKRHPTIESNVTIYANATILGGLTTIGANSIIGGNTFVTNSVPPNSKVYTSPDVTIKTASNVS, from the coding sequence ATGAATAAGAAATTTATTATTGAAAATATACTTGCTCACAAAACGCAACCTAACCTAAATTTTGAGTTACAAGAGCGAACTGTAGCATTTACAGAACGGCTTTTTTATACGCTCTTCGATGTACAGACTCCAGTTGCAGAAAATCTTGATCATTTAGAAGTTTCATTTGAAAAGTTAGTAGATCTTGCCTGTTGGGAAATTGAAAAACCTTGCAAGAAGATCTGGGAAAATTACATGACAACCTTTCCATCACTTCTGGAGAGGTTAAACCTTGATGCTCAGGCATTTTTAGAAAGTGATCCTGCCGCTAGTTGTATTGAAGAGATTTACATGGCTTACCCTGGCTTTTATGCGATTTCAATTTATAGATTTGCACACGAATTGCATAAAATTGGATTTCCATTGGTGCCAAGAATGATGACTGAGTGTGCTCATAGCAAAACTGGTGTTGATATCCATCCGGGAGCACAAATAGGAGATTCTTTTTTTATTGATCATGGGACTGGAGTCGTTATAGGAGAAGCTTCTATCATCATGAATAATGTCCGGATTTATCAAGGTGTTACTTTAGGTGGTCTTTACGTTGCAAAACACTTACGTAAAACCAAGCGCCACCCTACTATTGAAAGTAATGTCACTATTTATGCAAACGCAACCATATTAGGTGGACTCACCACGATAGGAGCTAATAGTATTATTGGCGGTAATACTTTTGTCACAAATTCGGTACCTCCTAACTCTAAGGTCTATACATCGCCAGACGTAACTATTAAAACAGCATCTAATGTCTCATAA